The genomic window GAAGGGTGAACGGATGACCGAGCCATACCTTGCGCCCATTCGTCGAACACATCGCCTGCGGCAGGAGCAGCACCGTTGAGAGGGATCACCGAGGAACCTATATCCGGGCCGAAGGAAGTGGATGAAGCAGCCGACCGCCTTGTAACCGGAATCTTCCTCCGCTTTGCGCCCGAGACCTTGGcgaccttcgccgccgccggccgggatCGCGTAGCCGCGTTGGCGTCCAGAGCGCGGGCCCTACCGGCGTGGGCAGCTGGGTTCCCACCATGCACGAGCACGCTGTCCTGACGCTTGCGGGCAGCTGCGGTGGCGCCTTGGGCGAcggcggggccaacatggccggcgacgagatccgcccgaggggaTTGAGCGTGCGCGACCTCGACGAAGACAAGGAAGGGCAAGGTGTCATCCATGGCGGCGACAGATCGCCGGGGAAGATGAACGGGAGCGGAAGGTGGCGGGAGCAATGGTGGTCGGGGGTGGGAGGAGTGGGAACGGCCGCACGGAAATCTCGCTGCGGATAGGGGCCGAGCTCGGGTCATGCTCCCGCCCCGTAAAACTAGAGGTCGGGGGAGATcttttgccgcgccccgcaaaaaaaTTTCCGGGACGGACGCGGATGTGGAGTCTGTTCGGGCGGGATTATCCGCCGACCCGCATTTTGGcgcttattttgcaagtcaatgccttttgcggggtctgctagagttgctcttatatgGTGAGCATTTGGCCCACGAACTCAAGTCCAGCCCAAACTGGCACCCACGGCGCCACGCACGAAACCAGACACGCGGGCTGTGGGAGCAGCCGAGCACCTCGTCTCCTATTCTCCCTCCCCCGATtcccagcggcggcggcgagcgattCCAGGTCCGGCGGCCGGCCCTCCCCGGCTCAGCCTCTAACCACCGCCGAAGAACCTCTCCTCCTCGACCCTCTGTCCCCTCGGGCATCCCAGCGGCGCGGCAATGAAGCACCGCCGGCGGTCGAAGCAGCAGAAGCTCAACTCCGTACCTCCCCCTGCGTCCCCGGCCGCCCGCGCTCCACGCTCCATGCCAAGCCCGAGCGCCAGCCCCAAAAGCCCTGCCCCCACCACTCCTCCGCCGGAGCAGGCGCCGGAAGTGGTAGTCCCCGAGGACTGGGCCCTGGCCACCAAGGTCATCTCCTCCGACCTCTCATCTCCGGTAGTCCTCGTGTGCGGTCCCTCCAACAGCGGCAAGTCGACCTTCACCCGCCTCCTCCTCAACAAGCTGCTCCCCAGGTGAACATTGGAATCCAATTCATGACGACTAACTTAGCACTACTCCCATGCTGTGTTATCTAACTGCTCGTGTGTTGTGCTATTTTGCAGCTACGGGAGGATTGGGTATCTGGACACAGACGTGGGGCAGCCGGAGTTCTCACCGCCGGGGTGTCTCTCTCTACACATCGTCGATGAAGCTATTGCAGGTGCATACACCTTGCGCAGCCATAGGGTGTTACTGGAGAGGATTTTATGTTGGGTGTTAATGGTATGCTAGTTCCTCAGGTCACTGACATGTGTTATTTTTCTATGCAGATATGCGGAACCCGGTTCTGCGGGAGGCCGAAAGGTGTGATATTTTCTCGCTCTTTCTTCTAGCTTCTGAAGTGATTAATGGCGATTATTACTTGGGTTTAGGAATCTGTTCTTACTGCTTAGTAAGTTCTTGTTTTGATGTTTAAAATAGTGCCCTCAGGTGTGCGATCTAAGGGAGTAGTTCCTGGCCTCCCGGTCCTGACCTTTTTAAAGGCGCACTGCAATGTTTGAATTCACATGAGAATTGGTGTTTAAGAGCAAGGTTTTGTGCTTTAGGTGCTTCAGAATGGAAGAGCAACTTAACGAACAAAACCTCAAGGACATACTCCCTGGGATTGCAACTTTAGGTTGTTTCAATATTTCTACCAGCCAAACATTCTTAATTTTGACCATCACTGTGAAATGTTTTGCAACCATTGATAACATGAACTTGATATTATATATCAGTTACCAAATATACTTTTGTAATGTCTTCTTTATATTGTTTGAAGTAGCATATTTTCTTAGAAATTGATGGCCACAGTTTCACCTTGGAAAATGTGTCAATGCTCAGAACGACCTAAATTTGTAGTCAGATAGAGTACATCATAAACTATGTTTAGCTGTTGGTGTTAAGTTATCTGTCAACAATCAATATCCTTTTCTCTTCAATCCTTTGCTCACCAATTCTCTTAAAGCATGTTCTGTGTTATTATTGTTATTTGTGCATACAACAAATTCCTGTCAATCATGATAGTAGGTTTTAGAAGTCTTTGGAATTGTCAATGTGGTATTTGTATCACTAGGTAGCCTTTTAGATTCCGATGAAGAAACATTTTCCATTTAGTACTTTTTGAACTTAGTTTCCTTTCTAATGCCTGCATTTCTTTATGTAAAACCCATCAGGTGCTGCTTCTACGGCGATATATCTTCAAAAGGGGATCCAGAATCATATCTGAACTCTTTATTTCTCTTGTATAACTACTTCGTTGAAAAATATCGTTGTCCTGGGAGTGAAGTGCTTCCTTTGATTGTCAACACTCCTGGATGGGTGAAAGGTATATGTTAACAATACTCTTAAGTTGCCCAGCTCTGTTTATCACATTAGGGCGTATATGTGTTTTCATTGTTCAGTGTTCACTGTTCTGAAGACCCTTTGTTTTCATCTTAATGCAGGTACTGGTTTTGATATGCTTGTAGAGATGCTAAGGTATATCTGTCCCACAATTGTTGTTCCGATACGCACCAGAATGCAGAGAAAGAATCTCCCTGATGGAATGTTTTGGTTAACCGGTGGGGAAACAGAACCTAAAGTGATTACAATTGATGCTGCAAGTCGTGATTCCTTGTCAAAATCGTAAGTTTTCATATATTTTTTCCAGTTTAATGCTCAAGTAAATGTCAAAAACTGTTACAAGTTGAGTAGCTAAAAGACAGTCAAACagtcttcgtgttttgatgaataTGGAGAAGGCCAGTGGCCTGGTGGTGGGGAGGCTGTTCAGCCTCCCTGCCCACCTCGGTTCAGTCTTAGTACCATGAAATATTCTTCGCATTCATTTGATGATGAATATGGGGACATGATGTCGGTATACTGGTTGAGGCTCTTTAACCTCCCTGCGTATCTTGGTTTGAGTCCTAGGAGCAGCTTTGATGCCCATCTCCTTGTTTAGTGAATGCTACAGCTCCTGGACAGTTTTTTGTAAAGGCAAAAACTTTGATGAATATTGTTGTTGACTAGCAAACAATAACTTCCGGTCTCTTGTATGAAGTACAAATAGATAAGATCAAATTTACAGACAGCAAATGAACAATGAGTACTGAATTTG from Triticum aestivum cultivar Chinese Spring chromosome 3B, IWGSC CS RefSeq v2.1, whole genome shotgun sequence includes these protein-coding regions:
- the LOC123068941 gene encoding polynucleotide 5'-hydroxyl-kinase NOL9 isoform X2, which produces MKHRRRSKQQKLNSVPPPASPAARAPRSMPSPSASPKSPAPTTPPPEQAPEVVVPEDWALATKVISSDLSSPVVLVCGPSNSGKSTFTRLLLNKLLPSYGRIGYLDTDVGQPEFSPPGCLSLHIVDEAIADMRNPVLREAERCCFYGDISSKGDPESYLNSLFLLYNYFVEKYRCPGSEVLPLIVNTPGWVKGTGFDMLVEMLRYICPTIVVPIRTRMQRKNLPDGMFWLTGGETEPKVITIDAASRDSLSKSSLKWKDGGGMRERRLVEYFKQCFSSDISLATNKELAYALASLPPYEVSFSDVTVMHLHCEVPRTEIWHSLNATIVGLASSCDTSATAHAVPWCVGLAYKPAQVLSEALMRKGACYMLSLLLLLNIFKA
- the LOC123068941 gene encoding polynucleotide 5'-hydroxyl-kinase NOL9 isoform X1 gives rise to the protein MKHRRRSKQQKLNSVPPPASPAARAPRSMPSPSASPKSPAPTTPPPEQAPEVVVPEDWALATKVISSDLSSPVVLVCGPSNSGKSTFTRLLLNKLLPSYGRIGYLDTDVGQPEFSPPGCLSLHIVDEAIADMRNPVLREAERCCFYGDISSKGDPESYLNSLFLLYNYFVEKYRCPGSEVLPLIVNTPGWVKGTGFDMLVEMLRYICPTIVVPIRTRMQRKNLPDGMFWLTGGETEPKVITIDAASRDSLSKSSLKWKDGGGMRERRLVEYFKQCFSSDISLATNKELAYALASLPPYEVSFSDVTVMHLHCEVPRTEIWHSLNATIVGLASSCDTSATAHAVPWCVGLGIVRGVDAQRGLLYVITPVAVEHLQSVDLLLQGLIEIPRSVLQVKGCESPYMSMNVRDKITGKDLYASNLNSPLSTQDDGDSDSDADTM